GTGGCTTGAATTATCCCAATATGGCGGTAAGTTTAAGGATGCCAGTAATTTAGGGTTACAAGATTTAGTTTTGGCTTTGAAATGGATTCAACAAAATATCAGCCAATTTGGTGGCGATCCTAGCCAAGTGACCTTAACCGGTCATAGTGCAGGGTCCTTTATGTTGATGACGCTACTAGCTGTTCCTGAAGCTGATGGGTTATATCATAAATTGGCTGCCTTTTCTGGCTATGCGGCACGTTACATTCCTGCATGGTGGGCAGAAGAACTCGCTGACAAAGTCTTGAAAGAGTTACAGTTCACTTCGGTGGATCAACTATTAACGGTTGATAATGACTGCCTATTTAAGACGGTTAACAAATTATTGCCAACCGATATTTTAGACCGTGCTAATTTAAATACAAATTCAATCGGGATAGTTGATGATGAGTTCTTACCTAACGGTATTTTAAAAGCTCATCCAGCAGATGTGATTAGATCCGGCGAACACAAAGCGATTGATTTACTGATGACGTCGACAACTGCTGAAGCAAGTTGGTATGTTGCCAATCGGGCAGATAATATTGATCCTAAGACAATTAACGCCGTGATTGATGAAATGGTTTATGGGTGTCACATTCCCCGGCAACAAGCAGAGCTAATTGCGGCTCATTGTGGTGCCGGAAAGGATAAACCGGTCGAAGTTAGAGCGCAATTTTATACCGATTATAATTTCACTTTGCCAGCATTGCGAGAAGTGCATGATCATGCTGCGGCAGGGGGTCGTGCCTATCAACTCAGTGTTGGTCCAGTGGAAGGCTCACCGGCATATCATGGTACAGATATGTATGGCATCGTGGGGCAAGCAGCGCCGAATGGTAGTGAGGAACAGCTTGCACGGGACCACTTTACCGCGGAAGCCTTGCTTAACTTTGCGACTAATCAGCATGACAACTTATGGCCGGCTGCTAAAGCGGACCAGGTGATCATCAAAGATATTGGTCAACGGCCTTATGTTGGCGTAGATCACGCTAAGGAAGTATTGGCCTTGTTTAAAGGCATCACACGGCCATAGCGGCTTGAATGGTCTTAATACTTAAGCCAGTAAAGAAAGAGAATTCTTAATTGAATTGTCTTTTTTTAATTGGACGAAGGCTAACTTAGTTTGTACGGTCGATTAAAATACACGTGAGTAAGGGGCAAAAAAATTGGCGCAACGAGTTTCTTTTTTCTCAAGAGATATGATAGGTATCATGATAGCAACATTTTTTTACCAATTTAGTATTCAAGCTATTAATCCGTTAATTAACGGATATGCTCGTAATTTGGGCGTTAATAGTGCTTTAACGGGGATCATTGTCGGTGTTATGAGCATTACTTCAATGCTATTAAGACCATTTGCAGGTAACTTGACGGATCGGGTCTCAAAATACCAACTAGCATTTATTGGTGGTGTTTTGTGTGCAATTAGTGATTTGGGTTATCTTTGGTCAACTAATGCGACCGAATTATTGTTTGCGCGGATGATTAATGGTGTTGGCTTTGTCCTTTGTACAGTTTGTTTGGCGACGTGGCTAGCATTTTTAGTACCACGGCAACATGTTGGCAAAGCGATGGGGTATTATGGGTTATTAAACGCTGTTGCGATGGCAATTGCACCTGCTATCGCCATTAGTTTATACCAGCATCTGGGTTATCGATTTATTTTAATTCTAGCAGCGATAAGTGCGGTGGCGATGATAATTGTTATTCAATTTATCGGTAACCAAGCTAAGCCCCAAGCGTCAATCATGACAGTGCAGCACTTTAAAGTTGTGCAACGAGATGCGCTACCAGCGGCAATCATTATTTCACTATTGTCAATTCCGTATTTCACCACGCTAGCTGACATTGTCATGTATGTTGAGACACTTAAGCTAAACGTGACCGTTGGATTATTCTTTGTGGCCTATTCCGTTATTTTGTTTGCCATCAGAATTATTTTGAAAGATTATTTTGACAAAATTGCATTCGGTATCTGGTTTTACATCTGTTTGTTAGCCACAATTGCGTATATTATCCTTTTGACGATAATGAAAAACAATGTAGAAATGATTCTCGCAGCTGGCATGATGGCGGTAGGCTTTGGGATAATGGTCTCAATCTGTGAGTCAACGGCACTTTTATTGGCACCGATAACAGAACAAGGGCTTGCGAATTCAACGTACTTTTTAGGGATTGATATCGGCATGGCTTTAGGACCAATTTTAGGTGGTGCTATCCCAGCCTTTTTACCGTTAAAATTACTCTATCCAATTATGTTAACGATTGTTCCATTAGTATTAATTATTTATGTTTTCAATCGTCACAAATTAAATAGTGCTGTTCAATATAATCCGGGACTACTGGAAAAGTAAGGGTCAACTCACGCCCCAGTTAACTCGTTTCAGTAATGAAAAAGGCGCCTGGAGTTTAAGCTCCAAGCGCCAATTGCTATTATAAATTACCGGTATTTTTCAAACGTTTTTCTAATAAATAAGCATCCATGTATCCAAATGACAACTCAACGACTTGATCCAATTCAATCAAGGTGCCAATACGATTAACCTGGTTATCTTCATCAATGTTATAAAAAATAAAATGGCCATTGGTCAATGTACCTGGATAACCGGTCATATCGGGTAAGCCTGGATTATCGGTTGTGAGATGCAAGAGGTTATTAAAATTTCCGGCCTGTCGTAGCAGCGTTTCGAATAAATCGGTAGTGGCGTCAAATAGCCGTTCATCATTTAAAACGGGTTGCACGTTTAGTTCGTATTGTTGATTCAATTCAATGAAGCCTAGCATGGTTTGTAAGTAATCAGATTGAACGGTCACTGACTCGATTAATGACCGCCGACATAAGGTGTAACCACCGAATTGCCCCGTCATATCAACGAGATTGATTAAAACACTGTCAGCATTCAAGGTATTGATAAAGCCCACGAAGAACATGTCGGAGCCATCCGCTGATTGAATCGCAATGATTTGATGGTCCGCTTGGGCATGGTCGAGGGTGTCGTTGATGGCTAAGTCGCCCGTCACTTTTAAGGTGTTGACGTGATGATAGTCGGTTTTGACAAAGGCACTCTCAAGCAAAAGTTCATTGCCGCGAAATTCGATAATTTCAACTTGGTCATAATCGATCGTTTGCGCTGGTTGCTTTTGATAATTAAATTTATCAAAGGTTTGAAAGCTAAATTGTTGTTCGGCCAACGTCTGTACTTGGCCCTCTAAGTAATTATCGTTGTCTGTTTGAACGAGCAAGATGATTTGATTGGTCGTTAAGGCATCTGCTAGAATTTGTGGCAATTCCGCGTGGTGCGCATTAAAAGGCGTCGTCACTTGAGGGACTGTACTGAGGCCTTCAACACCAGCATTCTCAATGCGAAAGGCCATATTATCTAAATCCTCACTCATCGTTTCGACTTCATCAATAATTCGATAGCGCATAAAGACGGCCCCATCTTGGAGACCGGCATCGTCGTAGGTGTTTAAGATGACGCCGTCGGGTGCCAGACTATCAATATAGCCGGTATAAACGACTTCACTGTCGGCTTGATATAGATTGATGAGATGGGCCTGTTGTTCGGCCAATTGTAACTCTGTCATGATTGAACTCATCTAGTCTAACCCCCTTTGATTGTTATCATTCCATCATAGCACGTTTCGATTGGTAACCGGGATTTTTAGTCCGGTTACCAATGACGCTAAAAAAGTTGCGTTGAAATTTCTGATTGGAAATTTCAACGCAACTTTTAATTGTTTTTAAGTTAACCACGGAAGTAGCCATAACTGCCTAAAATTGCTAGGACATACCCGGTAGCGATGACTAGGGAAAAGAGCATGCCACTGGTCTGGTTGAGTCCCAACCGCTTAAAAAAGTGTAGGCAACTACTAGTTAGCGTTGCAAGAGCGATACCGATCAAAATGGCACTCAGCGTGCAGCCCCATTTACCGAGTAACGCACTGCCAATGCTAATAATTGTTAAAACGACGATAATCAGCACTCGTCGTTGATTAGTTAGTCGTTGTTGCATCCCATCATCCCACCATAAATTAGTTGACGTATTGAACGTTCTGCTAAGTAAAATTTTACCATTAATAGCCTATTTTTGACAAGTTATTACTAATTAGTGGGTGTGAAAGATGAGCTTGGGGCGCCAGATTAGTTAGGCCTGCTTACGAGCTGCGGCGACTAAGTTATCGGGTAAGACATCATCGAAGGCGTGGAACTTATCAATAATGGTGTTAGCTGAATTTTGAAATTTATGTTGTTCTGGGGCAGTCAAGGCTAACGTCGTGACTGATTCAATCCCGTCTTTGCCAATAATAGCGGGTTGACCAACGTAAGTCCCGTATTTTTCGCTGTAGGCAGAAACCGGACAAGCTAATCGGGCATTAGCAAAAACGGCTTCACTTAACTTAACGGCACAAGTTGCAATGGCAAAGCTGGTATACCCTTTACCAGAGTGAACGGCCCAACCGCCATGCCGAGCTTCTGCTTCTAGTGCATCTAAGTCCAAATGATGGGATTTAACGAGGTCAGTAATGGGAATGCCGTTAACTTGGACCGTCGACCAAGCGGTGAACTGAGATTCGCCGTGTTCGCCATAAACGTAACCGCTAATGTTTTTAGGATCGCAGTCAAAAGTTTCGGCAACCACTTTTTGCATCCGGGCCGTATCCAAAAAGGTTCCGGTGCCAAAGACTTGTTGGCGCGAAAGTCCGGTGGCCCGCTGGAAGTAGTGGGTGATCGCATCACAAGGATTCATCGTATCGATTGCCACGCCATTAAAACCGGTGGCCTTAACCTTAGGTGCAATTGACTGGACAATCTGTTTGGTGTATTCGAATTCTGCCCAGCGATTGCCGGAAGCATGATCTAGAGCGTGAATATTACCACTAGTAATGAATAAAATATCAGTATCGGTTAATTCGCTGTAGTCGTTGATTTTGATAATGGTACGACTATCTAATCGAGCTTGCGCATCTTGCAAATCTAATTGTTCAGCGCGGGCCTTAGCTTGATTGGTGTCGATTAAAATTAATTCATCAGCAATTCCTTTACAAACTAAAGTATAAGCAATGGTGGCGCCGACGTGGCCCACCCCGATAATGGCATATTTACGCATAAACATCATCCTCCTGTTTTTTGTTAATAAGATTAA
This region of Lactobacillus sp. CBA3605 genomic DNA includes:
- a CDS encoding carboxylesterase family protein, coding for MSKVNQKFPNVQEWLGVRYGKAERFQKAEMVQFDTAEDHTKTGPAAVQFTEPKFLTSDKGESEDCLNLNIWAPTEQQEKLPVVVYIHGGGWTYGANSQDTSDLSGLVASGKVIGVSVNYRLGPLGWLELSQYGGKFKDASNLGLQDLVLALKWIQQNISQFGGDPSQVTLTGHSAGSFMLMTLLAVPEADGLYHKLAAFSGYAARYIPAWWAEELADKVLKELQFTSVDQLLTVDNDCLFKTVNKLLPTDILDRANLNTNSIGIVDDEFLPNGILKAHPADVIRSGEHKAIDLLMTSTTAEASWYVANRADNIDPKTINAVIDEMVYGCHIPRQQAELIAAHCGAGKDKPVEVRAQFYTDYNFTLPALREVHDHAAAGGRAYQLSVGPVEGSPAYHGTDMYGIVGQAAPNGSEEQLARDHFTAEALLNFATNQHDNLWPAAKADQVIIKDIGQRPYVGVDHAKEVLALFKGITRP
- a CDS encoding MFS transporter, whose protein sequence is MAQRVSFFSRDMIGIMIATFFYQFSIQAINPLINGYARNLGVNSALTGIIVGVMSITSMLLRPFAGNLTDRVSKYQLAFIGGVLCAISDLGYLWSTNATELLFARMINGVGFVLCTVCLATWLAFLVPRQHVGKAMGYYGLLNAVAMAIAPAIAISLYQHLGYRFILILAAISAVAMIIVIQFIGNQAKPQASIMTVQHFKVVQRDALPAAIIISLLSIPYFTTLADIVMYVETLKLNVTVGLFFVAYSVILFAIRIILKDYFDKIAFGIWFYICLLATIAYIILLTIMKNNVEMILAAGMMAVGFGIMVSICESTALLLAPITEQGLANSTYFLGIDIGMALGPILGGAIPAFLPLKLLYPIMLTIVPLVLIIYVFNRHKLNSAVQYNPGLLEK
- a CDS encoding L-lactate dehydrogenase; the protein is MRKYAIIGVGHVGATIAYTLVCKGIADELILIDTNQAKARAEQLDLQDAQARLDSRTIIKINDYSELTDTDILFITSGNIHALDHASGNRWAEFEYTKQIVQSIAPKVKATGFNGVAIDTMNPCDAITHYFQRATGLSRQQVFGTGTFLDTARMQKVVAETFDCDPKNISGYVYGEHGESQFTAWSTVQVNGIPITDLVKSHHLDLDALEAEARHGGWAVHSGKGYTSFAIATCAVKLSEAVFANARLACPVSAYSEKYGTYVGQPAIIGKDGIESVTTLALTAPEQHKFQNSANTIIDKFHAFDDVLPDNLVAAARKQA